One window of the Thermasporomyces composti genome contains the following:
- a CDS encoding SAM-dependent methyltransferase — protein sequence MSDEGITPQPGPLSGVSVARIYDYLLGGTNNTEADRKVVEQIKELFPWFADWAWCNRSFHQRAVRWLAENAGIRQFLDIGSGLPTQENTHEIAQRVALDARVVYVDNDATVAERASELLRGSDKSVFVVGDLRDRDSILKHPEVVRVLNFDEPVALLITAVIHFFPDEDDPWGIVRSYLDELPSGSYLVLSSGTHDNQSPTAVQRAVEAYQNATSQLYPRSKAEIERFFEGLELVPPYEGAAPEVTFGGLWGADVPELADDEGSRALYVGVARKP from the coding sequence CAGCCGGGTCCATTGTCGGGCGTGAGTGTCGCCCGTATCTACGACTACCTGTTGGGTGGCACGAACAACACCGAGGCGGACCGCAAGGTCGTTGAGCAGATCAAGGAGCTATTCCCTTGGTTCGCGGACTGGGCTTGGTGTAACCGGTCGTTCCACCAGCGGGCGGTCCGGTGGTTGGCTGAGAACGCTGGCATCCGGCAGTTCCTCGACATCGGGTCCGGCCTGCCGACCCAGGAGAACACACACGAGATCGCGCAGCGGGTGGCGCTGGACGCCCGTGTCGTCTACGTCGACAACGACGCCACCGTCGCCGAGCGTGCCTCCGAGCTGCTGCGTGGATCGGATAAGAGCGTCTTCGTCGTCGGTGACCTCCGCGACCGGGACAGCATCCTGAAGCACCCCGAGGTCGTGAGAGTGCTGAACTTCGACGAGCCGGTCGCCTTGCTGATCACGGCGGTGATCCACTTCTTCCCCGACGAGGACGACCCGTGGGGGATTGTGCGGAGCTACCTTGATGAGCTCCCGTCTGGTAGCTACCTCGTCTTGTCGAGCGGCACCCACGACAATCAGTCGCCCACCGCGGTCCAGCGTGCCGTCGAGGCCTACCAGAACGCGACGTCGCAGCTCTACCCACGGTCCAAGGCCGAGATCGAGCGCTTCTTCGAGGGCCTGGAGCTCGTGCCGCCCTACGAAGGCGCCGCGCCTGAGGTGACCTTCGGCGGTCTGTGGGGTGCCGACGTGCCCGAACTGGCTGACGACGAGGGGTCGCGCGCCCTCTACGTCGGGGTGGCCCGGAAGCCCTGA
- a CDS encoding serine/threonine-protein kinase — translation MRPLQDDDPHQVGPYVLHGRLGSGAMGTVYLGTSPSGRAVAVKVARAALADDEEFRERFRREVEMARSVGGFWTAAVVDADPTAARPWLATEYVPGPTLDQAVEEHGPLPEPAVRQLAAGLCEALVAIHGAGLVHRDLKPSNVLLGADGPRVIDFGISQALQRVARLTSTGVFLGTPGFLAPEQILGDEVGPPCDVYALGAVLVYAATGAGPFGDGETSALMYRALHEEPRLDGVPPGLRDLVARCLRRDPRDRPTPASLLAELGRIDPAPEWLPTPVRTLVERYHTELRAHTLAASNAATVRLGDPVASPSAASTPSGLISATWSATDTVSGRPTAVASASPTPPIAPATSDAALTVPLSAPARPAPTRIAETVPGPVPPTPAWHQTTTTTPETFGGVTFHTSRVAALVWGSASAVAALMAGEVANASSGGPALAALVAFVCFTVAGCRQLVRALRRPLRLEIGTAGLSLTRGRDQWRLPWHAIARAKLVGEAKRPWLTVWLTPGNHPPAWATSARHSYHGGFRLFPIAHERRRKRRAREVRELRAALAWHAPQAYDPSP, via the coding sequence GTGCGACCCCTGCAGGACGATGACCCGCACCAGGTCGGGCCGTACGTCCTGCACGGTCGCCTCGGCTCCGGCGCCATGGGCACCGTCTATCTCGGCACCTCCCCCAGTGGCCGAGCCGTCGCGGTCAAGGTAGCCCGGGCGGCGCTCGCCGACGACGAGGAGTTCCGCGAGCGGTTCCGGCGCGAGGTCGAGATGGCCCGCTCCGTCGGCGGCTTCTGGACCGCCGCCGTCGTCGACGCCGATCCCACCGCGGCACGGCCCTGGCTCGCCACCGAGTACGTCCCCGGGCCGACCCTCGACCAGGCTGTCGAGGAGCACGGCCCGCTCCCCGAGCCCGCTGTTCGACAGCTCGCGGCCGGCCTGTGCGAGGCGTTGGTCGCCATCCATGGCGCCGGCTTGGTGCACCGCGACCTCAAGCCGTCCAACGTCCTGCTCGGCGCGGACGGACCGCGCGTCATCGACTTCGGCATCTCCCAAGCGCTCCAGCGTGTCGCGAGGCTGACCTCGACGGGGGTCTTCCTCGGCACGCCCGGATTCCTGGCGCCGGAGCAGATCCTCGGCGACGAGGTCGGCCCACCCTGCGATGTCTACGCGCTCGGCGCGGTCCTCGTGTACGCGGCGACAGGCGCGGGGCCGTTCGGTGACGGCGAGACCTCGGCGCTGATGTACCGCGCTCTGCACGAGGAGCCCCGGCTCGACGGCGTACCACCTGGGCTGCGCGACCTCGTGGCCCGCTGCCTGCGCCGCGACCCGCGCGACCGTCCGACACCAGCGTCCCTCCTGGCGGAGCTCGGGCGGATCGATCCGGCGCCGGAGTGGCTCCCCACGCCCGTGCGCACGCTCGTGGAGCGCTACCACACCGAGCTGCGCGCTCACACGCTCGCCGCGAGCAACGCGGCGACCGTTCGCCTCGGCGACCCGGTCGCCTCCCCCTCAGCAGCGTCGACACCGTCCGGATTGATCAGCGCCACGTGGTCAGCGACGGACACCGTGTCCGGACGGCCCACCGCCGTGGCGTCCGCCTCACCGACGCCCCCGATCGCTCCGGCGACATCCGACGCCGCGCTCACGGTGCCGTTGTCCGCACCGGCCCGACCAGCGCCCACGAGGATCGCCGAGACCGTCCCCGGACCGGTCCCCCCGACGCCCGCCTGGCACCAGACCACGACGACCACGCCGGAGACCTTCGGCGGCGTGACCTTCCACACCTCACGCGTCGCGGCGTTGGTGTGGGGCTCCGCGAGCGCCGTCGCCGCGCTGATGGCCGGCGAAGTCGCCAACGCCAGCTCGGGCGGGCCGGCCCTCGCGGCGCTCGTGGCCTTCGTGTGCTTCACCGTCGCCGGATGCCGTCAGCTCGTTCGAGCGCTCCGTCGACCGCTGCGGCTGGAGATCGGGACCGCCGGGCTGTCCCTGACCCGCGGGCGTGACCAGTGGCGACTGCCCTGGCACGCCATCGCCCGTGCCAAGCTCGTCGGGGAAGCGAAACGACCGTGGCTCACCGTCTGGCTCACCCCCGGGAACCACCCTCCCGCGTGGGCGACGAGCGCTCGGCACTCCTACCACGGCGGGTTCCGGCTGTTCCCGATCGCGCACGAACGACGGCGCAAGCGCCGTGCCCGCGAGGTGCGTGAGCTCCGTGCCGCGCTCGCCTGGCACGCTCCTCAGGCCTACGACCCCAGTCCCTGA
- a CDS encoding glucose 1-dehydrogenase — translation MAAANRSGFPRQAQEHPGLEREMRPEPDYGYETYRGHGRLRDKVALVTGGDSGIGRAVCLAFAREGADVAFTYLESEEPDARETARVVREADRRVLSLPADLHTEATCRQVVESVVREFGRVDVVVNNAAYQMSFDGIESIPADQLEHTFRVNILAMFWICQAALPHMPAGGSIVNVTSIQAYEPTPELLPYATTKGAIVTFTKGLAQELASRGIRVNAIAPGPIWTPITPASRAPEKSETFGTNTPLGRPGQPVEVAPAFVLLASDDGSYISGEILGVTGGRPLP, via the coding sequence ATGGCGGCCGCGAACCGGTCAGGGTTTCCGAGGCAGGCGCAAGAGCATCCGGGCCTCGAGCGAGAGATGCGGCCGGAGCCGGACTACGGGTACGAGACCTACCGTGGTCACGGCCGGCTGAGGGACAAGGTCGCGCTCGTGACGGGTGGTGACTCCGGCATCGGCCGCGCGGTCTGCCTCGCCTTCGCCCGGGAGGGCGCCGACGTCGCGTTCACGTACCTCGAATCGGAGGAGCCCGACGCCCGTGAGACGGCCAGGGTCGTACGGGAGGCGGACCGTCGGGTGCTGAGCCTGCCGGCCGACCTCCACACCGAGGCGACGTGTCGCCAGGTGGTCGAGTCGGTCGTCCGAGAGTTCGGTCGGGTCGACGTCGTCGTCAACAACGCGGCGTACCAGATGAGTTTCGACGGCATCGAGTCGATCCCCGCCGACCAGCTCGAGCACACGTTCCGGGTCAACATCCTCGCGATGTTCTGGATCTGCCAGGCGGCGCTGCCCCACATGCCCGCCGGCGGGTCGATCGTCAACGTGACGTCGATCCAGGCGTACGAGCCCACGCCCGAGCTGCTTCCCTACGCGACGACGAAGGGCGCGATCGTCACCTTCACCAAGGGACTCGCGCAGGAGCTGGCGAGCCGGGGGATTCGCGTCAACGCCATCGCCCCGGGTCCGATCTGGACGCCGATCACCCCGGCGTCGAGGGCCCCGGAGAAGTCGGAGACGTTCGGGACGAACACTCCGCTCGGCCGGCCCGGGCAACCGGTCGAGGTCGCGCCCGCCTTCGTCCTCTTGGCGAGCGACGACGGCAGCTACATCAGCGGGGAGATCCTCGGGGTGACCGGAGGCCGTCCGCTCCCGTGA
- a CDS encoding DUF6767 domain-containing protein, with amino-acid sequence MPRRPPTPMCPIRVGDACTLCVPGATGPQDCGLVYLVRSDPELREQLAARRSAHAAVRGRATSDLSAPAAAAR; translated from the coding sequence ATGCCCCGACGACCACCGACGCCGATGTGCCCCATCCGGGTGGGCGACGCGTGCACCCTGTGCGTGCCCGGCGCGACCGGTCCGCAGGACTGCGGCCTGGTCTACCTCGTGCGGAGCGACCCGGAGCTCCGCGAGCAGCTCGCCGCCCGGCGCAGTGCCCACGCCGCGGTCCGCGGCCGCGCCACCTCGGACCTCAGCGCACCGGCTGCTGCAGCTCGGTGA